The Candidatus Acidiferrales bacterium DNA segment CCTGGTCGCTCATGCTTTCCTAAATCATCCGTCCAGATGAACCCGGAGTCAAGGGTATCGCCCTCAAGTGTGTCAAACCTCGTTAGAAATGTCCCCTACACTGCGGGCTCCATAGGAGGTTGCTTTGAAGAGGACAGCGATGAGCGAAAGAGAACTGCGGCGTGTAGCGATGTTGGGGCGAGTGGCCGCTGGGGAGTTGAAGTTGGTGCAGGCGGCAGAGCTTTTGGAGCTCAGTTACCGGCAGGGAAAGCGGATTTGGCGGCGCTACCGAGAGGAAGGGGCGGAGGGGCTGGTGCATCGCAGTGCGGGCCGGCCGTCGAACCGCTCCTATCCAGAGCGGTGGCGCCGCCAGGTGTTGCGGTTGGTGCGCGAGAAGTATTCCGGAGATGTGGGGAAGCGTTTCGGTCCGACGTTGGCCGCCGAGCATTTGGCCGAGGAAAACCGCATCGAGGTGCACGCGGAGACGCTGCGGCGCTGGATGCTGGCGGAGGGCTTGTGGAGCCGAGAGCGGAAGAGGGCCCCGTATCGGAAGCGGCGGCAGCGCCGCGAGCACTTCGGAGAATTGGTGCAGATGGATGGCAGTTTCGAGGCCTGGCTGGAGGAGCGCGGGCCCGAAGGCTGTTTGATGAACCTGGTGGACGACGCCACGGCCACGACGCAGTGCTGGCTGGAGGAACAGGAGACGATCTGGGCGGCGGCGGGCGCGTTGCGGTGGTGGGTGGAGCGCTACGGGGTGCCGCGGGCGTTGTACACGGACTGGAAGAACGTCTACGTACGCCAGCCGACGGCGCAGGAGTTGGTCACGGGCGAGGTGCCGCAGACGCAGTTTGGGCGCATGTGCGCGCGCT contains these protein-coding regions:
- a CDS encoding ISNCY family transposase; this encodes MSERELRRVAMLGRVAAGELKLVQAAELLELSYRQGKRIWRRYREEGAEGLVHRSAGRPSNRSYPERWRRQVLRLVREKYSGDVGKRFGPTLAAEHLAEENRIEVHAETLRRWMLAEGLWSRERKRAPYRKRRQRREHFGELVQMDGSFEAWLEERGPEGCLMNLVDDATATTQCWLEEQETIWAAAGALRWWVERYGVPRALYTDWKNVYVRQPTAQELVTGEVPQTQFGRMCARLGIRIVAASSPQAKGRVERSHGTHQDRLIKKLRRRNVCTHAGANRYLEQEYLAEHNRRFARPPVGKEDFHRPAPTAAQLDRIFRLQSERVISNDWVIRYNGRSLQLQRQSQRYAPARATVTVWEAEEGSLEVDYRGQKLEWKEIASAAGGASSATQTRGQAPARRPRTGRRWKPAAEHPWRRGYEKRMHLRASNREAAASRDALSASAPP